Below is a genomic region from Fibrobacter sp. UWH6.
TCATCAAAGCTACTTACGCGGCCCTTTTCATCAACATTTCTACAGACAACAGGCAAGGAGCGTTCTGAAGTGCAACCATCCTTGATTTCAGTTTCACCGTCAGCCTTGAAAACCTGCAGACAGTCCATTTCCTGGCAAGAACGCCATCCAAAGCCAAAGGAAGAGTGGTAAAACTTGAACACCTTGTCCTTGTAGGTAAAGGAGATGTTATCGTTATGATGGTTTCCACCCCAGCTATACTCGGCCTTAGAAACAGGCACCATTTTACCATTCACATAAAGCTCAGCTTTTTCAGTTTCAGAGGAAACCGGAACAACAGACATGAACATTTTCGCTTCGTCTACAGAAGACTGAATGTAGAAGTAACCATCTTCACCTTCGTAGTTAAAAGTGCAAATCCAATCCTGCTGCATGAATTTTTCAGAAGCAGGCTTGCCATCTTCGTCGGTATAGGAAACCTTCACGGAATCCGGCTTACGGACTTCGAAGATGGACATGGGATCATCGTTCTTTACGGGATCTGCAGAAGAGTTGGAAGAGGAATCATCACCGCAGGCAGCAAATAAAGCAAGTGCGCCAATGGACAGGATAAATTTTAAGTTCATATTTTCTACTCCTAATTTTTTGAAATAAAATAAAAAAAAATTTATAAATCGTAAATCAAGAAATTATCGACTGCGCCAGCGGGCAGAAGTCGTCTTGTCGAAAAGTCCGAAATAGAACTTAGGTTCCTTACGGTCAGGGCTATAGCCTACTTCAAAACGCACACGGTCCAAGGCGGGAATCACCAAGTGCAGGCCACCGTAAACGGCACCTTCATAGTTCTTCCAGCTTGGCGAACCTTTGTCCCAAAGCAGACTTCCATCAAGGCCAGCCACCAGCTGCAAACCATAGAAGAAATTGATTCCCCAGAGAGAAGCCGCCTTACGTTCGCGCAACACAAAACGTTCTTCCAGAGTCAGAAGAGCCTCGTGGACGCCTAAACTATTGCTGTCGGCTTCATGTCCGCGGAAGGTATTGGTTCCGCCATGATAGAAATAATCGTAACGTTCTACATCGCCTGGACGAATACGAACAAGAGCCGTAGCCCCAGTAATAAAGCGCCATGCCGTATAATAGGCGCGTGCATCCGTCAGCAGTTCCCAGTAGTTCTCGCCGCCCATGTCGTCACAGCTTTCCACAGTACAATCAGCATCATGATCGTCTCCATAGCCTACGTGAGTCATCATGTACTCAAAATACACACCCTTGCGGCTGTCCAGTTTACTATCGCGGAAATCAAAGGCAAAGCCAAGGCCCGCTTCGGGAAGCCACGCCGCCTTCTCCAAATAACGAACCGCCACCGTTCCCAGCAGCGAAAGTCGGGAAAGCACCTGATATTCTACATCCAGATCGGCCAGGTAGCTATCGTCCTGAAAGGAACGCAAGTCATCCCAGCTATCGGTCCGCAAGAATTCGAAATTCCAGCCCACCGGGAGTCCAAACAAGTACGGCGAACTTGCATAGAAGGCATATTCGTTGCTTTCAAAAATCGGGTCAATTGCAGTACGGTACTGGACCTCGGCACGAATGTCCTCACCAAGCACATTGAGATTTGCCAAGGCAAGGCCGATCATGAGCCCGTCGCGGTCAGTCGTCTTCCCCGCCGGAGCGGGAATCCAGCGGAAAATTTCCTTGAAGGAATAATGAAGGACCATCCCGCCGCCATTATCGGCACTTTCACAGTTTGCGGAAATCTCCGTGAATAAATCCAGATCCTGAAGTTTTAATTTTTCAGACTCAAATTTCTCTGTAGAAAAGGGTTCGCCTTCACGATTCTGCAATTCACGCAGCACCACGCGTTCATTTGTATGTTCTAGACCACCCAGTTCTATTTTCTTGATAATCGACCCATCAACACAGACAGCACCAACAGACGGGACCATCAAAAAAAGCGCCAACAAAAGCAGCAAGGCTTCCAAAAAGTGTAATGGGGCAAAAACTATCTTCACAAATCCTCAAATTTATAGTACAAAGATAAAAAAACACATTTCATTTTTTCTATCTTTGGCTTCGTCAAGGAGAAAACCCGAGGTTTTTATGTTAGACTTTCTTGCCAACAATTGGCCCTATCTTATCGCACTAGTCATTATCGTCTTTGCAGTCTTCGCAATTCGCGGACTCCGCAAGGCCCTCAAGGAAGGTGGTGGAGCATTCAGTCTCGAAACCATCAAGAAGGCAACCGAGCCCAACTTCGCCGCCCTCAAGCAGAAGTCTCATGCCCTGCTGGCAGATGCCGACATGATCTGCGAAGTCAAGGAAGGCGCCACCTACGTCATCCCCAAGAAGGAAGACCTGAAGCTGTTCCGCAACGCCGTCAAGCAAAAGTACAAGTTGGCCATGTTCCTGGTGCCGGGCACCACACAGGTTGCCTATTTCTTCTGCAAGACTGAACAGGGCCTCCGCCGCCGTATCGACAACCTGGTCATTAACCAGAAGTTCCAGGCCGGCAAGAAGCCTTACAACGATGTCGCCACCGGCGAAAAGCTCCGCTTCCCCAAGACCTAGTAGATTAAAGGTTAAAGGATAAAGATTAAGCGCGATCAAGGTCGCGCTTTTTTCATAAGCATTTAAAGCAGACTTCAAAATTCAACCGCACGAAACAAGATGTTCCGAACATACAAAGACCTTGCCATTGCCGAAGAAGAATCCAAACTGATCGAAGCGATTGACCAAACCAGAAATCTACTGGTTGAAGCGCCCACCGGTTCCGGCAAGTCCCTATATATTCCCTGGTTCCTTTCGAAGCATTGTACAGGTCGTGTGGTAGTACTGCAGCCCCGACGCATCGCTGCTCTTTCCCTGGCCCAGTATTCCGCAAAATTACACGGCGAACCTTGTGGCAAGACCGTAGGCTATCAATTCAGACAGGACACCTGCAAAAGCGCAGAAACCCGCATTCTGTTCCAGACCTACGGAAACTTTCTGCAGGAACTTCTCCACGGGAAAATGGACGCCGAATGGGTTATTTTCGATGAATACCACGAGCGCAAGTCGGACATGGATTTGCTGTTCAGCTACCTGCTTAGACTACAGACGAAAGACGAAAGACGAGAAAAGAACAGTGATAAAGTTCCGCGAATTGCGGTCATGTCAGCAAAGCTGAATCGCGAAGAAATGGAAAATGCCCTAGGCGTAAAATGTCTGGAATTGGGACACCCTCTTTATCCGGTCCAGATTTTACATCAAACCCCATTAGCAGGTTCCTCCCTCGAAAGTGAAGTGGTCAAGGCCCTCAAGTCCCTGTACCGCAGCAACGTCTGGAAAACCACACTGGTATTCCTCCCCGGTAAAGCCGAAATTTCTAAATGCCACACTGCAGCCGAAGAATCCATGGGCAATGCTGCAGAATTTCTAGATCTGTATGGCGGTCAGGAACGTGATGTTCAAGACAGAATCTTCGAAGAAACGGAACGCCCCCGCGTCATCTTTACCACCAATATTGCCGAAACCTCCATCACCGTTCCCAACGTTAGCGGCGTGGTAGATAGCGGCGTGGAACGAATTTCCGAATACGACGACAGCCAGAAAGTAAACGTACTACGCACAGCCTCCATCTCGATGCAGAATGCCATCCAGCGTTCCGGACGTTCAGGCCGTACACAGAACGGAGCCTGCATCCGACTGTGGAGCGAAGAATCAGAAAACAGAATGCCCCGCGGAATCATTCCCGAAGTTACCCAAATTGAACCTTCCGAATTCTTGTTACAGAAGTCCGCACTGGAACGTTTCTTAGACGAGAGAGAAGGAACTAGAGGCGAGAATGGATTGGTTCTGCCGACGGCTATTCCCGAAAAACGAGAAATCGTCGCGAAGGAACTTCTGCAAGAATTGGACATGGTCGACGAAAATGGAATTACGGAATTGGGTCTGCAGGCCGTTCAGTCCCCCCTTTCCGATGTTCAGCTGGCTTACGTTTTAATCAAGTCCAAGCCTGCAGGAATCAGTAATTTAACTTTGTCTGCAATGGCATGGATTCACGGCGGCACAGAAACGTTGCAAAAGAACAAGCAGCCCACCAACCTACTGATGTTGGCAGGCGATTCTTCTGGACACGGCAACAACACTCCCCGCGAAGTTTCACTAACGCTGCGACAGTTGCAAGACTATTGCAAAAAGGAGAACTTCAAGAAAAGCGCAGACAACGAAACCGAAACCATCCAGATGCTAATGAAGGCCTACTCCGATAGGCTTGCCTCCCCCACGTCCAGTAACGGATCCTATAAGCTTCCCAACCAGAATGTCATCCGCCTGCAACATCCGGAACCGCCCTTTGCATTGCTGGCCATGACCATGCTCCGCACCAGCTCTGGCGCCGCTGCAGGCACCAAGACGGAACTCCGTCTAAACCTTTACGTTCCCGTTCCTAGAAGTCTTCTAGAAAACGAGGACGAAGAAGCCCGCTACGAACTCATTTGGCGTAGTGGCCAGGAACGTTTTATCGGAAAGGAAATCCGCGGCACAGTCGAACGGGAAATTCTCCCTCAGGAAGCCTCCCCCGCCGTTCTTGATCAGCTAAAGGAACTGACCGTCAGCGCCTGGAAAGAAAAGCTGGAAAAGGAAAACTGGACCGGGCGTTACCTTACAGAAAATCTGCAGACTCTTCTAATCAAGATGCGACTGGCCGCACAACTGTATCCAGAATTCAGCCTTCCTGAATTCAATGAAGAAGATATGGAACTGATCTTTGATGAATTCGCCAACGGCATCTTCCTACTACGCGACCTGAACGAAGACCGCTACCGCGCCATTCTTGAAGACTACTTCGGACGATCCATGTTGCAATGGCTTCACAAGACCTTCCCCGACCATTACATTCTCCCCAACGGCAAGAAAGCTCGCTACAGTTATCAGGAAGTTGAAGCGCCGGAACCGGGAACCCCCGGCAGCAATCTCGTTACCCAAAGTGCTGAAGGCGTTCTCGTAGAAGTTTCCGCCCGCATCGAAGACTTGATGCAGTTGCGAGGCGAACATAAAATTGCCGACGGAAAGTTGAAGGTCCGCTACGATATTCTTGCCCCAAACTTCAGAACCATTCAGAAAACTTGGGACTTAACAGGATTCTGGCAGAACACCTACGCCGAAGTCCGCAAGGAACTTCGCGGCAGATACCCCAAGCATCCCTGGCCGGAATCCGTTCTCTAGGCCACGGAACCCGAACTACTTGATAGTATAAATCACCAGCGACTTGCTGTATTCGTAATTGACAATCAGAATGGGAGTTCCCACAAGGGGGCTGTTCTTCTCATCAATAAACAGCATACCTTCAGGACCGCGATCTTCAGGATCCATGGTATATTCAACAAGCTTCGGAGCAACATGCTCCGTGCCAATGCTGGTCAAGTCAAAAACAGCAACACCACTCATCCGTTCCAATCCAACGAAGGCTAGACGGCGGCCATTTACAGTACCGATTACAATATTTTCCGGTTCGCAGCCCTTATCATCGCTGCGGGCATCAGCCTTACGTTTTCCCTTCTTGGAATTCCAGTTAAAATATTTGGGATACTTTCTGGCAAATTCCCTTTCCAGGGCATCTCCGGAATCCCAAATCAACTTACCCGAAAAACCATCAAACACGCTAATGGAACGGGAGCCAAATTTCACCTTGCACATTTCTTCATTGCCGCAAATTTTTGATTCGTCAAAATTCTTGACATCGGCACCTTCATTTGCTGTCACGACAAAAGTTGAACTTTCCGTTTCGAAGGACTTAATTCCATCAGGTTGACGGAGTCCCCTAATGAACGCATTTTCAATACGGATCTTGCCATCCTTGATGGCATCCAGTCCAAACCCGGCCTTGGAATGATCCACATAGCCTAAATCAAACACGCCATCCAATTTCTTGCCGATCACGTCGATGCGGGCAATGGCGTTGTTTTCCTGCAAGCTGACCCAAGCCCATTTAGAATCCTTAGAAACTGTAATGTATTCCGGTTCCACATCCACATCGTCAAAAGGAACCACGGTCACCACAGGAGAAATATCCATAAAGGTGGCATCATCAAGACTTACAATGGCAACACCGCCAGGAGGATTGATTTTACCATCTTCGCTAGGTTCGCCTTCGCAAGCCACTAGCAACGCCTTTCCATCAGGGGTAAACGTAATCATATCCGGATGACTACATACCTTGTACGTCCCGATTTTCTTGACGCCCACCACCACAGACGAATCCTCAGGTTGCTCCCCCACGTACTGCATCAGCTCAACAAAACCATCTTCCCAAGCCGGGTCCGCAAGCAAACTAGAGGCAATCAAGTTTCCATGAATAGAAACACTTGTCGCTTCCCCATCAAGCGAGAATGTTTTTTTAACCACAGGCTTCGTCGGATCAGCCAAGTCCACGACATCCATATTGTTGGAATCGCCCA
It encodes:
- a CDS encoding BamA/TamA family outer membrane protein, which produces MKIVFAPLHFLEALLLLLALFLMVPSVGAVCVDGSIIKKIELGGLEHTNERVVLRELQNREGEPFSTEKFESEKLKLQDLDLFTEISANCESADNGGGMVLHYSFKEIFRWIPAPAGKTTDRDGLMIGLALANLNVLGEDIRAEVQYRTAIDPIFESNEYAFYASSPYLFGLPVGWNFEFLRTDSWDDLRSFQDDSYLADLDVEYQVLSRLSLLGTVAVRYLEKAAWLPEAGLGFAFDFRDSKLDSRKGVYFEYMMTHVGYGDDHDADCTVESCDDMGGENYWELLTDARAYYTAWRFITGATALVRIRPGDVERYDYFYHGGTNTFRGHEADSNSLGVHEALLTLEERFVLRERKAASLWGINFFYGLQLVAGLDGSLLWDKGSPSWKNYEGAVYGGLHLVIPALDRVRFEVGYSPDRKEPKFYFGLFDKTTSARWRSR
- a CDS encoding ATP-dependent helicase C-terminal domain-containing protein — translated: MFRTYKDLAIAEEESKLIEAIDQTRNLLVEAPTGSGKSLYIPWFLSKHCTGRVVVLQPRRIAALSLAQYSAKLHGEPCGKTVGYQFRQDTCKSAETRILFQTYGNFLQELLHGKMDAEWVIFDEYHERKSDMDLLFSYLLRLQTKDERREKNSDKVPRIAVMSAKLNREEMENALGVKCLELGHPLYPVQILHQTPLAGSSLESEVVKALKSLYRSNVWKTTLVFLPGKAEISKCHTAAEESMGNAAEFLDLYGGQERDVQDRIFEETERPRVIFTTNIAETSITVPNVSGVVDSGVERISEYDDSQKVNVLRTASISMQNAIQRSGRSGRTQNGACIRLWSEESENRMPRGIIPEVTQIEPSEFLLQKSALERFLDEREGTRGENGLVLPTAIPEKREIVAKELLQELDMVDENGITELGLQAVQSPLSDVQLAYVLIKSKPAGISNLTLSAMAWIHGGTETLQKNKQPTNLLMLAGDSSGHGNNTPREVSLTLRQLQDYCKKENFKKSADNETETIQMLMKAYSDRLASPTSSNGSYKLPNQNVIRLQHPEPPFALLAMTMLRTSSGAAAGTKTELRLNLYVPVPRSLLENEDEEARYELIWRSGQERFIGKEIRGTVEREILPQEASPAVLDQLKELTVSAWKEKLEKENWTGRYLTENLQTLLIKMRLAAQLYPEFSLPEFNEEDMELIFDEFANGIFLLRDLNEDRYRAILEDYFGRSMLQWLHKTFPDHYILPNGKKARYSYQEVEAPEPGTPGSNLVTQSAEGVLVEVSARIEDLMQLRGEHKIADGKLKVRYDILAPNFRTIQKTWDLTGFWQNTYAEVRKELRGRYPKHPWPESVL